The following nucleotide sequence is from Panulirus ornatus isolate Po-2019 chromosome 44, ASM3632096v1, whole genome shotgun sequence.
tgctcttattcacatttactcttaactttcttcttccacacactttaccaaactcagtcaccagcttctgcagtttctcacatgaatcagccaccagcgctgtatcatcagtgaacaactgactcacttcccaagctctctcatccccaacagtctacATGAAAAATTAACAATGAATATAGTATCCTGATTAACAATAATTTGTTCATCTGTTTCACCAAAAAGATTGATATTGCCTATCTATTTTTctcataattagaaaaaaaaaaaaggtgcattgATTTTTCAACTTAAAACTTTAGAAACACTGGAAATGGCTTGTGACTGCCCACACCTGTAGACCATGCAGTCCTCTCCAACCCTTAGAGATGACTGCTTAATAGATGGCGGTGGAGGTGGCCCATGGGAATTGTTATTCGTCATTCCCCCACGTAATGGTGGTATTTCAGTACCCTCAGTcctgaaagaaaataatgatttaaATAATGATTGGGCATTAATCACAGTTTTCAGAATTTAGAAGCTTATAACTCATTTTTGcatcagattatttttttttttttagaattcttAATATCAGAAGTCTTTAACATGTGGCTTCACTGATTCATCTACTGAAAAGAACTGTCACATCACATCTTTATGTCTGACAGCTCCTCAGTTGGAattggtgattttttttcataatccaaactaataaaaagtaaaaaagtaTCAGTTCTGAACTGTTCATTGACATAGTAATTCTAATACTAAGAGCTGTAAATATGAGTATCTTAAGCAAAATGAAAGTATACTCTTATCTAAATGTACTGAAGTCTATGTAAGAGGAAACAGAGGACTATGATTCTGTGCTATCAACTCTAGAACTTACCATCGATAACCATTCTTGAGACCTTCATCCACACTTTCTGCAGACACAGGCTGACTCTTGCTACGCATACCACCTTTACCAAGGCAGACATCACCTGGACCTAAACAGCAACAATATGATTATCAAGATAATCACAATATAAAAATCAACTTCAGAATAATATAATCACTAGCTTCCATGCACAAATGCATTAATACATACACATGAGCTTTTCTAAATGGCCCCGAAAAAAATCATAAGTAAGAAAACTAATGTTTCATTCACTGCTAACACTACTGTGTGGATCTGCATGATTTCTCAGACATAATATGCAACCCATGTAAACATCTACATATGTACCAAACAAACATGTTAGCTTTCCATAGAAATTATTATACAGGAAAAAATGAAGTGCAATATCCTACCCTAACAGTACTGGGGAATAAAGCTTATCTCAGGTAATACATATCCATAATATCTTCAATATTTTGGTGAAATATTTTCATCTATGCTATTCATACCTTGTCTTGCTGTACACCACAGTGGTTCATTCAAACCTTCTTCACGCATAAATACTGTATCTATGCATTTCAATAGGTTCCAGCCCTAAAACAGTTCTCATTTATGACTACTGtggtttttctttttactttcctgAGGGGACTTGGGTTACTGAATATAAGAAACATGGTAAAACAACTCAGGCTAAAAAACTTTTCAAAATATACATTGACAAACATGACTTAACAGGTGTGGAAAAGTCTTGATAGCTTCAAGACCCCAAGAAATATGTTTCATGAGTCCACTTGAGTTTACAATCCCAGGGCTGGGAACAAATTTTACATATTTGTGTACAGTATGTGTTGCATGCATATTTCTTATTCACTAAGTAGTTTTAAATATTGTGTACAGTACATGTTGCATGCATATTTCTATTTCACTTGGTAGTACACTGAattatctttcatctttcatgatGGGTTCTCATGCATATTCATTTGGAAACTTTACATATATTCCAAGGTATTATTGCAGATTTCTTTACTCTGTTTTGCCTTGTTAGAGAGTGCTTACCTGCATGCAAGAATTTTCAATAAGGTTTTGCCAAAATGGCATGGCTAGCACTTGGCATTTATTGCAAGTCTTCCTTTCTTCTGCCTAGTACATTACATAATTACTATTCTGAGTTCATTTAGGAATGCTTTTGACCAAATGTCCTGTTTCTTTTCAGTGTTTTTATAGATGATCCATGCTTGGTTCATAATTCTTCAGTAGTATGCTGAACAGCTGTTCAAGCATCCTAGCTGTGTTTACAGTATATTTTTGGTTGATTCATTTTTGGTATGTTTCATGGTACTTTTGAAGATTCAATAACTGTATATTTCTTGTTATTGACaagtttttaggttcagtacATTTTCCTTTATACCACATATATTActgtatatctttctcttcttttagaTTAGATAGTTCCAGATTTTTTTAGCCTTTCATGATATTTCATACATTCTTTCCATTTAATTTTGCTCTTGAAATATTCTTTAACGTGTGTATTTCTGTTTGTTAGACAGcaaacatatacattaaatattttcATTAACAATTTTCTTTCAAGCGAAAGTTCTGAAAATCAGGCCACAAAGTACTTGGCCCAATAAGTGTTGTCTTCTCAGTACAGggtgtctacctatctatctatatctatagggTGTCACTAATATATATCTTACTTTTCCCTAACATTTTTGTACGAATATTTCTTTGTTAAATTCCATCAAGGTTATTTCTGCCCACttgtatattgtatttaagttatTTTGCATCCCAACTGTTTTACTTActctggtgtcatcagcaaagctccTGACTTTGCTTTCTCCAACTTTTCTGTTAATGTTTGATATCATTAATATAAAGAGACATGAGACCAAGAGATATGGTACTCTTTTCTATTTCAAACTCTCTGTTAGTTATGATAATCCTTAATCCATCTTTCTATATTGCCTTTAATCTTGTTTAACTACACTCTCTTGTAAAATTCTGTGGTGTACTTTGTCAAATACCTTTGCAAAATTGAGGAAAAGAGCATGCTTTCCCTTTTTGTGCATTAAACTTTTCTGTGTCCATAAAATGTGATGGTAACTGGATTTGCATACTTTTTCCAGGTACAGATCCATGTTGGCCTTTGTTTATGAAGTTGCTCTTGATCAGCTTTTCTACTGCCTGTCCTTTTATCACTTGCTCAAAGGCTCTTATAACATATAAAATCAATCTTTCTGGCCTGCACTGCTTAAGTATTAGCCTAGGATCCTCCTTTGTGTACTGGTGCTATATATACCAAATTATTTATGTCTGCAATTTTGCTTTTTTTCAGGTATTACCTCATCAGTACTATGACTAGTTTTCCTATCATTGTTTTTGTCTTCTTGAGGAAGATGGCTGGAATGCCATCTGAACCTGGAGCTGAATTTTCTCGAGTTGATTAATCTCTCTCATGGTATCATCTTCCAATATGTCAATATACTTGAGCACATTTTTATTATGTTAGTTGTATAATACACTACTCTTCTGGGAAAATTGGTTCAGTAATATTTGTTACAGAGATATTCTGTAGGaagattttatttttccctttttatgccaaatatacaaaaaaagtaTACAGTGAAGATTTCTAAAAACTCTTTGATCCACTTTCCTAGTTTCCATTAATATTTTTGGCTTGCCATTGTTTTAAACAGTACTCCTTAAGTtattttgtcaaatgcttttgcaaaatccAGAAAAAGTTTTCATTCTTTTCCCTTGCATTCAGGTTTTGCACATGGCATTATAGTGAAACAGCAGTAGCATTTACATACTTTATACCTACATGCTACAAATTCTTGCTGGTCTTATGAGATAATAGTTAACAAGATGTTCCAAAATATACTAATTTATCACTCTCTTATATTTGAATTATATGCAATGTTAGGCTGACATTTGTGCAATGGTCTTGTGTATGCAATTTCTTTGCATATCTGCTATGTTGGATTGGTCTGATCTCTGCCTCATTTACATTATGGGGAGGTTATGCAATTGTCTTTCTTGTCTTATTTGGAAATATATCTGGAATTCCATTCGTTCCTATTGGTAAGCTCTCCAGAAGTTGACATGTTGTTTCAGTTATATCTCTTTTTACAAGGGCATGATCGTCAAAGTGACCAAATATCTCATCATCTAAATCTCCATTTCTCACTGAAAACTGACTTATACTGATTGATCAGTATTTCCCAATTTCTTCTGGAGCTATTCttaaaataataatttcccaCTTTAAGGTACTGTACTTTAACTATGTATGCAAATAAAACTTTTAGATATGTTTCATGTTCTGCATTGCTTTTTCCTCATCTACTCTCTTCTCTGTGACTCCGTTATTTCCATCAGCATTTCCTGTTTTTTCTTAGAGAGAAGTACTTAGGTTGAAATTTGCCTAAaatgcagggctagcacatagtgctcccCGCTTGCTTTGTTTGAAGAATaatgccattttctttcatgtcaATAAGCTCATTATGTAGTTATTAATTCTAGGCTCATTTGGGACCTACTTCAACCATAAAAAGTAATTTTTTAATACTTTTGTAGTTATTCTAGGCATGTATCAAATTTCTTTGGTAGTGCAATGActagtattagagagagagagagagagagagagagagagtctgatgcATAGGTACTATATAAGAATATGTTTAGCAGCTGAATAATGTGATTTTGGAtgtggaggtgaatggaagaagaTGATCCTTATGTATAAGGATTAATTTAACAGTCACCATtcatcaaaatatataaatatcttcaaTATGCTGATCATATTTGGAGGTCCTTACTGTGTAACAAATGTGACATCTTTTCATATACATTGTCAAAGCTTTATTGTTAAGCAGATACATAATTTCAAAATATACAGTTGATTATTTGAAGGAATGTCTGAGAAAGGGATACTAAAGTCTGAATAACCAAATAATCACAAAAACATAAACATCATTCAGTTTTCAAGAAAGACAAGTGTTGTATACACTGCATGAACTGGATTAAAACACTTCAAAATAGTATCATGTTATCACTTTCCTATTAATAGCTGAATCATTAGTACAAGTGACTAATCTATGGACATGTAATTCAATCCTCTATCTAAATGTATTTCACCAATAAAATTCTATATTTTTATAGGAGCAAGAATCACTTTTTTGATGATTTactccttttatttttcttctttgctcCAGAGCTCATTCCTCGCCTAACCATGCAACCCCTCCACCATGCCTGGATCTTGGAAGCCGCTTTGTGATGcagatcttcttcttctttctttagtCGTTCCATCTCTTGCTCAGCTTCATATTCTTTTACAACACTCCAgtattcatcatatttttttatcAATTCTTCTAAATTACGTTTCTTGTTTTCAACTTCTTCTTGCCACTGAGCtacttcctccctcttcttctgagTGTCTATTCTAGATTTTTCTTCCCATTCCAGTATTCTAGATTCAAGTTTAGCACAATTTTCTTTCAAGAAGGCAGTTAGTGCATCATGCACCCGTATCTCCTGGGGAATTTCACGGCCAACACTGGCAATTTCCTTACAAATACTTTGTTCCTCTTGCTCTATACGAAACTGAAGATTCTCAATTTGGACCTTGGCAACTTTTTTCTCATATGCCTCTCTTGTTGGATTTAGTCGTTTAGCATCACTTATTGCCTTCAGCAGGTTTGCaatatcttcatctttttcttgaaTCAACTTCAAAGTATCCTGTTTAGCACTTTTCAGGTCCCTTTGAAGGCCTTGTAACTTATTGCTCTTCTCAAAATGCTTAGCTTTCCATTTTTGCCCTTGATACATGGCAATAAAATCTGCCTTCTTCTTTTGATCTTCTTTCTCatgtgaaatatatttttctaagcAAGTAAAGGTTTGATTTTTAATCAGTTCATCAGATAATTCTAGTAAGATTTTTTCTATTGAGTCAAGATCATCATGAAGCTTCCTGAGTTCAAGATCCTgaactttatcattattttcattctcaGTCAAGTCAGCTTCATCTACAGCTGTAGCTTGGAGAGGTTGTTTTGGCAAAAGTTCTTGTATAACCTGGATTCTTAGAGCAGCTTTCTTGATAATTTTACTAAACAAAATTCCAGTATTAGGATCTAGCTTCTTTTCATCAGTATCCATTTATATACTGCTGGATTACAGAAAAATGGTTTAAGAGGAAACAGAGTATGGTACAGTCACTAATATGCTGTGATAATGAATAGTTGTTTTGTCAACAGGGTTAGTTTCCATAGCAACCACATATTGGcacgaaagaaaatggataacAACCAACTCATGTTATGATAAActaaaacaaataaatgaatcaGAAAATAAACTGATTTATAGAGGTATTTATGACACAGAGTAGTTACTTTATTTACTAGGCACAAAAACAAAACAGACCATAAATACCCTGTACTGTATATGACTTGACCAATCCACACATAtctttcaaaatataaaaatataaatgacCTAAGTGAATTcagtaaaaaaaatcacatttcatTGCAACTCTTATACCATATACATTTAAAATATTACATGATATTATTTAACATAAAAAGTATCTATTGATAGATAATAATCATACGAATGTTAAACTATACAGCAGTTTTAAGCTCGGTTTACATACTTTTTGAAGTTCATAGGGAAATTTTGGTAACTGACCTTTTGGTTACTGCATCAAGCCATTTCTCCACCCCTGAAAACTCCCCTCTGAACAGTGACTCTCAGAAAATTCACATTGATACATGAATACAATAAAGTAATAGAATGAAATTTATTTATGCCTTTTGCTTGGTTTGGTTTGGCTAAATAGGTTTGGTGATGCAAGGTTATGTTAGAAGTAAGGCTCGACTGTGGGTCAACATAATTTTCCAATCTCCTTTCTTTCATATAGAATTAAGTATCATCCAATTTGGGATAATTAAGATGTATTTATTTCTTAATATTTGAAAACCTCCACCACATAGTGTTCATCAGATTTCAAGAGTGCCACAGTGTAAGGGTTAAAACCTTGTTTACTAGAGCTTTCATTAcacctccactttttctccctttcagGACTCTACTCCCAACACTGGCTTTTTCACTGTCATCTATTTATCCagctatttatatctctgatgcccattccctctgggaattctaaggaagagtttccacttatccttttctgtacatgcctccctcgcatatacAATGCCATAGATTCTTCCATCatcctcccagataactaaacTCATCCATAACTCCTAGTGTGCAATTAAAACTGATATTACATGGTAAAAGCCTGTCTCTTTCAAAAATTAGTCTTCCCATTGTTAACCAGTACACCATTATCACTTTACCTTGCTCTCATCTTATGTAATGCCCCATATGCAAAACCATCAAAAAACTgtggtgacattacacaaccaCAATCACTCAATATCTATTTCTAACATCCAATTGACTATCTCAGCAGTGAATATAAAAGGGTGGGTATATGTTGGTTAAGTAATGTAGAAAAATGGTTGTGCATCCGATAACTAACTGACTTCATATGTATGAGAATATAGTTGATAGCATGGATGATCTTACATTCGGTGAAAAAGAACCTACAGATAAGCATATAAAACAGGCAAAAAGGAAAATAGCATGGGCTAGTAAGCACATCTATGAAGAGAATTCAGGGGCTATCCAGCATAAAACAATAGGAATGAGTTTAGTTTGTACTCCTTTACATATCACAGTTTACATACCTAAGTTACTTGTTGTTGTGCCAGAATTAGATGTATCAGTTGTTTCTTCTGTGGAAGTATTCACTTGATCTTGCTTATCCATTGGGACTGTCTGACCAGCCATACCCTGGGAAAGACAATGATGGAtgtagttttttgtttttccattcaTGATTACCTTTCACACTTTTGAGAGGTAGAGTTAGAAATGGACAAACAATATTCTCAAGTGTCACAGACTACTTCATGTTTTATCCAAAGTGCTAGGAATTTAACTGAAAATTTTTTGGCATAGAAATATTTTTAAGTACTTAATTATTTAAGTGCTTAATCATTTAAGTACTGTAATTATTTATAACCATGTTTCAAACAAAAGTAATGGTGGAAAGGGAAACATAACTTTCTTACTCAATCAGCAATGTACCTGAAACTGATACACTTCAAATTATTTGGGTTTCACCCGTCCTTACTGTATAGGGGTACATGTTCTAATTTAGGATCTGCTGAAGTCTTTTGCTTAGGTTTACATTAACAAGTCTGAGAAATCCTATTATCTTTGGTTCCTTTGGGATGGGTAATTAAAGGGCTTTCCTCTCCTTTACTTACTCTCCTTAGTTATGGCttccttttctatatatttcactaGATGCTCTCAAGTATCCATTTGTGTTTCTTCAGTAGAGGAGATCCACCTTCAAATACATCTACTAGGTTAGgttaaacaaaaattgtaaatatATTCCTCATCAACTTGTTTATGTAACTGAAGGCAATTGTAATATTCACCAAGATATAATTTGCCTTGCTTATGATGAACTTAAATATATACAGCTTAAGTCATGGAGATATATACAATACTTTGTCAAAAAACCCTTTCCACAGAATTCCTGTAACCTATATCTCCTTATATGATGGTTGTAGTCtactctgttttttgtttttttccatctTCATCATTCTAAATTGCTTTAAGTTGAATTTCATTAAGTACAATAGTGAGATATAACCACTGACAAGCCAAATTTAAGATGCCATAATGCAATGAGCAAAGCCTGACATTACAAACAGTGGTAGAAGCCAATTGTAGCAGCAGTTTGGTAGTTATTGATGCTATATGTTTTGCAAATATTTTGAGCTGCTGCTGATGCATGCTATCCTGCTGGGTCTCAAAGAGCCTAATGATCATTAGTCTCCATATCTCAATGTCTGACAGATACTGTAACATTTATCACTCGTATATCAATTACATTTTCATAATTATACTTCAAATACATGCATGTAGGCTAAAATTTACCTTTTGTTTTAGTGATTTGTGTGACTCCTTATGTGCTACTACCTCCATCAGCTCACAATCACTACCTGTAAATCATTGAGCATATTTGTATTACTTATCTCGGAACCCATAACATCAGGAACTTTTTTCACGTAAAAAAGATTAAAAGTAAAATATTTCATGCCATTTAACAGAGAATATACTGAAACATTTCACAATTTCAAGATTATTTGAAGTTAACATAACTATCTTAATTTGGGTATATCTATCAGGTTTTTGCCCTTGACCTCCATTGCACCAGTAAGGCCAGCTCTTGTTTGTTTACTGAGAACTAGAAACCATATAGTAACCTACCCTTGCTCATGATACTGCCTGCACTTAGTACAGGTGGCATCCCCAACTACCAACAGGAGATAGCTAATCTCcataaagaagaagaaatactTCTATGGTAATGAGGCAGTGGTTAAATGGAACAATCTAAGTGAAGCAGATGTATCTACAATGGAAAAAATAAGATTTAAGAAAGTGAATTACTGAAGAAAGAGGTTAACTATGTATGTATAAGCAGTAtattaagtatgtatatatatagaggcagAAGCTGtctaaacatacatacattatgcgAAATTACAAACAGAGATACATATAGAGccataagagagcttgggaagtgagtcagttgttgttcgctgatgatacagcgctggtggcggattcatgtgagaaactgcagaagctggtgacggagtttggtaaagtgtgtggaagaagaaagttaagagtaaatgtcaataagagcaaggttattaggtacagtagggttgagggtcaagtcaattgggaggtgagtttgaatggagaaaaactggaggaagtgaagtgttttagatatctgggagtggatctggcagcgggtggaaccatggaagcggaagtggatcatagggtgggggagggggcgaaaattctgggggccttgaagaatgtgtggaagtcgagaacattatctcggaaagcaaaaatgggtatgtttgaaggaatagtggttccaacaatgttgtatggttgcgaggcgtgggctatggatatagttgtgcgcaggaggatggatgtgctggaaatgagatgtttgaggacaatgtgtggtgtgaggtggtttgatcgagtgagtaacgtaagggtaagagagatgtgtggaaataaaaagagcgtgattgagagagcagaagagggtgttttgaagtggtttgggcacatggagagaatgagtgaggaaagattgaccaagaggatatatgtgtcggaggtggagggaacgaggagaagagggagaccaaattggaggtggaaagatggagtgaaaaagattttgtgtgatcggggcctgaacatgcaggagggtgaaaggagggcaaggaatagagtgaattggagcgatgtggtataccggggttgacgtgctgtcagtggattgaatcaaggcatgtgaagcgtctggggtaaaccatggaaagctgtgtaggtatgtatatttgcgtgtgtggacgtatgtatatacatgtgtgtggggggggttgggccatttctttcgtctgcttccttgcgctacctcgcaaacgcgggagacagcgacaaagtataataaatataaaaaataaatatatatatatatatatgtacacacatacacagacatgtacattatacacatgtacataattcatacttgctgcctttattcattcatgtcgccaccccaccacacatgaaatgacaaccccctccccccacacatgcgtgaggtagtgctaggaaaagacaacaaaggccacattcgttcacactcagtctctagctgtcgtgtataatgcactgaaaccacagctccctttccacatcctggccccacaaaactttccatggtttacccaagatgcttcacatgccctggttcaaaacattgacagcatgttgaccccggtataccacgtcgttccagttcactctattccttgcatacctttcaccttcctgcatgttcgggccccgatcattcaaaatctttttcactacatccttctacctccagttttttctcccacttccctcgttccctccacctctgacacatatacctctttgtcaatctttcctcactcattctcttcatgtgatcaaaccatttcgatactccctcttctgctctctcaactacactctttttattaccacatatcatctctcttaccctttcattacttacttgatcaaaccacctcacaccacatactgtcctcaaacaactcatttccaacacatccaccctcctccgcacaaccctatctatagcccacacctcacaaccatataatattgttggaaccactattccttcaaacatacccacctttgccttccgagataatgctctcaccttccacacatttttcaacactcccagaactttcaccccctcccccatcctgtgactcacttccacttccatggttccatccactgccaaatccactcccagatatctaaaacacttcacttcctccaatttttctccattcaaacttacctcccaattaacttgtccctcaaccctactgtacctaataaccttgctctcattcacaaaaTAATACAAATGTGAAGATATATTACTGCTCTGGTTGCTGCTCTTGCTTCCATTAGCCCAGCCTCCAAATGCCTGCCAAACTCGTTCTAGAATAGATCCTGGCTGACTGTCTTCATGCTTCTTACTTGGGGTCATCTGTACAACagcaagaaaaataaaagttagAATGAATATctaatcatttttattatcaaataTAGTAAATTGTTCCACAACTAAGACTCTAACCAATATCATGGCAGGATATCATACCTTTTCCCCGCCAACTGGTAGAAGCCTTTCTGGTGTGGGTATTTCTAGAGCATCTGGAGGAGACTGCACCTCTGTATTTGGTGAATCTATAGCTGTGCTCATCTGACCATCAAGCTCAACTGGTGATCCTTAATATAAGAGTACAAAAATCGATAAATAATTATCTTAATCTGAAAATGAATTGTTTTAACAGCTTATAAACTTACTGGTAAAAAGGTAAAATACATAAGGTAACTACTCCACAGTAATGATATGGATATATGGAAAGTAGGAAAATATAACACATGATTTAAGATTTTTAAAGACTTTAATAAAAGAAGTTTCAGACTGGGTATTGTCTACTttttcacaaaatatttttctacCTGCATCATGGAATGGAGTCCTACGACCCATCTTATAAATTCTTCTTCCCAAATCATAGTTTGATCACTCAAGCTCCGATATCTGCCATATCAGAGACAGAACATACCAAGCAATGAAAGTACTTTTTCTCTGACCTCCATTACCCTTTCACTTCTGCTTGGAATCACTGCAAAGCTGTGTTTTGTGAAGTCAAACACACCTTCATAAAAAAAAGGTGAGCTGATTTAATTTCTGTTGACAAGTATGTCTGGttcttaaccaaaagcatctctctaaaagcctttcctcctctcttctgacCTGATCGATCCATACCTAACTCACCAATTGATGAGACTGCTCAATTTTGTTCCTTATTTTCCTTTAATTCAGCTTTGGATAATTCTGCTTCAATCATCagtccccttctcctcccactgaacttTTGGCATCACCTACATTTTCCTTGTGCAAGGTCTTCTGTGTATTCTTCCAGTTCCAGGTCAATATGGCATATGGCCAAGATGGCTACCCCCTCAAGTCCTAATGGGGATGTGCTTTTGAGCTAGCTCTGATCCTTACTTGCCTATGTTTGACAGCCTAAAAAACTCAGACTTTTCTTTCTTGGTGCAGCCTACTCTAAAGAAAGGAGACTACTTTAATCCCTCCAACTATCTTCCCACTAACCGCTAAaccacaaatgaaaataaaaagcttatcctTCCATTACACTTCAGCAATCTATAATCAgatcccaccacccacaacaaagAAAATTGACAAAGCAGTGACCACAGTGACCTAACAAGCTCTAAATAACTGCCCACTCAACTAAGTCTTAATTACCATTCAATGTGACATACAactatctgaaaccacactcccaacACATGTATAAGGTATCCTTTCTCATCTATGTTCTGGTCATCACCTAACAAACTCTGATTCTGCACATCTAGAGATTGTTCATGTCCATGATGTAACTACCATAATGAAGATATCATTGACCTATGTGTCAGTTTCCCCATGCATTCCCCAAATAGACACATATAACATCTTtgaactttatgacctgtggtcacaAGCTGTGGAGCCCCATAAAGGAGTGGAAGGCACTCCTCAGGGAGGAAGGTGAGATAAGGTTTATATCGTTCATACATACTTTCATACatctttgccatttcccacgctagcaaggtagcattaagaacagaggactgagcctaagagggaaaatcctcacttggcccccttttctgttccttcttttgaaaaagtagaaaaaaaaaactggaggggatgatttccagccctcagctccctccccttttagtcacccgtTACAACCTGCAGGGactatgtgggaagtattctttctctcctatcccccagggatatcaAAGACTTACTTGTCAGTTTCCACACGCTTTCCCCAATCAGACACATGTGGCATTTTTAAACTTTATGACCTCTGGTCACAAGTGGAGCCCcgtaaaggaggggaaggaactccttagggaaacagcgattatgtataataaatgaataaataaataatattaattat
It contains:
- the LOC139762702 gene encoding dynein regulatory complex protein 9-like — translated: MDTDEKKLDPNTGILFSKIIKKAALRIQVIQELLPKQPLQATAVDEADLTENENNDKVQDLELRKLHDDLDSIEKILLELSDELIKNQTFTCLEKYISHEKEDQKKKADFIAMYQGQKWKAKHFEKSNKLQGLQRDLKSAKQDTLKLIQEKDEDIANLLKAISDAKRLNPTREAYEKKVAKVQIENLQFRIEQEEQSICKEIASVGREIPQEIRVHDALTAFLKENCAKLESRILEWEEKSRIDTQKKREEVAQWQEEVENKKRNLEELIKKYDEYWSVVKEYEAEQEMERLKKEEEDLHHKAASKIQAWWRGCMVRRGMSSGAKKKNKRSKSSKK